One window from the genome of Mucilaginibacter ginsenosidivorans encodes:
- a CDS encoding metal-dependent hydrolase family protein: protein MKRLFFLIVLLFSSAAFAQKTYIQCGKLIDGIADKPQTEVTIVIEGNLIADIQKGYTNGGSSDKIIDLKNKTVMPGLIDCHVHLESQGSKNSIVEGFTFTDADIAYHAAVYAKRTLMAGFTTVRDLGGTGVNISLRKAVKQGLVDGPRIITAGRAISGSGGHMDPSVGFRDDVFNHKMGPDDGVADGRDELIKAVRLQFKRGSDVIKIASTGGVLDLSEEGSGAQMSIDEIKAVVETAKDYGLRVACHAHGAEGIRRAILGGVTSIEHGTFMNDEDFELAKKYGTYLVPTIIAGKSVADSAKIEGYFPPVIKRKAIEVGTQIQATFGRAYKSGVKIAFGTDAGVYAHGKNAIEFQYMVEAGMPPMEAIKAATANAADLLGMSTKVGSISKGKFADIVAVDGDPLTDIKTMRNIAFVMKDGKTYTNQ, encoded by the coding sequence ATGAAAAGACTCTTTTTCCTCATCGTGCTGTTATTCAGCTCGGCTGCCTTTGCGCAAAAAACTTATATCCAATGCGGAAAATTGATAGATGGCATAGCCGATAAACCACAAACGGAAGTGACAATTGTTATCGAGGGAAACCTTATCGCCGATATTCAAAAAGGATATACGAACGGCGGATCATCCGATAAGATCATCGACCTGAAAAATAAAACCGTAATGCCCGGACTGATCGATTGCCATGTGCACCTCGAAAGCCAGGGCAGCAAAAACTCTATCGTCGAGGGGTTCACATTTACCGATGCCGATATTGCTTATCACGCTGCTGTTTATGCAAAAAGAACGTTGATGGCGGGCTTCACCACCGTTCGCGATCTTGGAGGTACAGGTGTAAACATCAGCCTGCGCAAGGCGGTGAAGCAAGGGTTGGTCGATGGTCCGCGTATTATCACTGCCGGGCGGGCCATATCCGGCAGCGGTGGACACATGGACCCATCAGTAGGCTTCAGGGACGATGTGTTCAACCATAAAATGGGGCCGGACGATGGTGTTGCCGATGGCCGCGATGAACTCATCAAAGCAGTTCGTTTGCAATTCAAACGCGGATCGGATGTGATCAAAATAGCCTCAACCGGCGGCGTACTCGACCTGAGCGAGGAAGGTTCCGGTGCACAAATGAGTATCGACGAAATAAAAGCCGTTGTGGAAACAGCCAAAGATTACGGGCTGCGGGTAGCCTGCCACGCACACGGCGCCGAAGGTATCCGGAGAGCTATTTTAGGTGGAGTTACATCAATAGAGCATGGCACCTTTATGAACGACGAGGATTTTGAATTGGCCAAAAAATATGGAACCTATCTTGTTCCCACAATTATAGCGGGCAAATCCGTAGCCGATTCGGCAAAAATAGAAGGTTATTTTCCGCCGGTTATCAAACGCAAGGCGATAGAGGTGGGAACACAGATACAAGCCACTTTCGGGCGAGCTTATAAATCAGGTGTAAAAATAGCCTTCGGCACCGATGCCGGGGTGTACGCCCACGGTAAAAACGCCATCGAATTCCAATATATGGTGGAAGCTGGTATGCCACCGATGGAGGCTATCAAGGCCGCTACCGCCAATGCTGCGGATCTGTTAGGTATGAGTACGAAGGTAGGCAGCATCAGCAAAGGCAAATTTGCCGATATAGTTGCCGTTGACGGCGATCCCCTTACAGATATAAAAACAATGAGAAATATAGCCTTCGTAATGAAGGATGGAAAAACTTATACTAACCAATAA
- a CDS encoding ABC transporter permease, producing MIKNYLKVAWRNLSKNKTHTFINIAGLSVGLVCSILILLWVQNELAMDSFHKNSSRLYSVYASQYYDHKAHGTYNTPGPAAEEMKKVIPEIEYASPYAFTNPATFQAGDKILKMNGNSAGPDYFKMFSYPLIEGNAQNALKGPVAIAISRKMAVAFYGSPAAAINKTIRYNNDKSLTVTAVFEDMGANVSEKVDFITNWKVFTDDNSWALEWGNNGPSAYIMLRPDANAALVEKKITRFLDKYNNLDRKTATFIIDLALQPYSEKYLHGNFDDQGRIDGGRIAYVRLFSIVAVFILLIACINFMNLATARSVKRAKEIGVRKVVGALRSSLIQQFISESMLITFIAVAVSLVLLALLLPVFNDVTQKQIVLPFNQPGFWARLTAITLVTGLIAGSYPALFLSSFKPVKVLKGTLKLDTGTTFFRKGLVVFQFFLSIVLITATIVVSKQMSYIQSKNLGYDRENLVYVPMEGTLIQKYEVFKQEALSMPGVESVTRISNTPTNIQGSTGGINWVGKDTTVNIQFTFASVGYDFTKTMKLKMAAGRDFSKDFATDSIGYIINEAALKRIGYKDPIGQPLTMWGKKGKIIGVLRDFHFNSLHDRIRPLILRLRENEDYGNFLIRTRPGKTREALSSMEKLCKQMNPAFPFTYYFSDEEYQKLYQNEQIVSKLSDAFSFLAILISCLGLLGLAMFTAEQRVKEIGIRKVLGASVQSLYALLSREFLMLIGIALLIALPVSWYAMNKWLLGFEYHTPMQWWMFAMAGIIILFIALVTVSFQAIKAALMNPIKSLRSE from the coding sequence ATGATCAAAAATTACCTTAAAGTTGCCTGGCGCAATTTGTCGAAAAACAAAACGCATACCTTCATCAACATCGCGGGCTTGTCGGTAGGACTGGTTTGCAGCATCCTTATTTTGTTGTGGGTGCAGAATGAGCTGGCGATGGATTCATTTCATAAAAATTCGTCGCGGCTTTACTCGGTTTATGCAAGCCAGTATTATGACCATAAGGCACACGGCACCTATAACACCCCGGGCCCCGCGGCCGAGGAGATGAAAAAGGTTATCCCAGAAATCGAATATGCGTCACCTTACGCTTTTACCAACCCGGCGACTTTTCAGGCGGGTGATAAAATATTGAAAATGAACGGTAATTCGGCCGGCCCGGATTATTTCAAAATGTTTAGCTATCCTCTTATCGAAGGCAATGCACAAAACGCGCTCAAAGGTCCGGTAGCCATAGCTATATCGAGGAAAATGGCGGTGGCATTTTATGGCAGCCCGGCTGCTGCGATAAATAAAACGATTCGATACAACAATGATAAAAGCCTTACGGTAACCGCAGTCTTTGAGGATATGGGGGCCAATGTATCTGAAAAAGTCGATTTTATAACAAACTGGAAAGTATTCACCGACGACAATAGCTGGGCGCTGGAATGGGGTAATAACGGGCCGTCTGCCTATATCATGCTGCGCCCGGATGCCAATGCTGCGCTGGTGGAAAAAAAGATAACGAGGTTTTTGGATAAATACAATAACCTGGATCGTAAAACAGCAACCTTCATCATCGACCTGGCTCTGCAGCCATACAGCGAAAAATATCTGCATGGAAATTTTGACGACCAGGGACGGATAGATGGCGGACGCATAGCCTATGTGCGCTTGTTCAGCATAGTGGCGGTATTCATTCTGCTGATAGCCTGTATTAATTTTATGAACCTGGCCACGGCACGGTCGGTAAAAAGGGCTAAAGAAATAGGCGTACGCAAGGTGGTTGGTGCCTTGCGCAGTTCACTTATCCAGCAGTTTATCAGCGAATCGATGCTGATCACTTTTATTGCAGTTGCGGTTTCGCTGGTATTACTGGCGCTGCTGTTGCCGGTATTTAACGATGTGACACAAAAACAGATAGTGCTTCCGTTTAACCAGCCTGGGTTCTGGGCGCGGCTGACCGCCATTACCCTGGTCACCGGGCTTATCGCCGGCAGTTATCCTGCCTTGTTTTTGTCTTCGTTCAAACCCGTTAAGGTACTGAAAGGGACATTGAAGCTGGATACCGGCACTACGTTTTTCCGCAAGGGGCTGGTGGTTTTTCAATTCTTCCTGTCAATTGTACTGATCACGGCAACGATAGTTGTATCCAAACAAATGAGCTACATACAATCCAAAAACCTGGGTTATGATCGCGAAAACCTGGTATATGTTCCCATGGAGGGCACACTTATTCAGAAATACGAGGTGTTTAAGCAGGAGGCCTTAAGCATGCCGGGTGTGGAATCGGTTACCCGCATAAGCAATACACCAACCAATATACAAGGCAGCACAGGCGGTATTAACTGGGTAGGTAAGGATACGACCGTTAACATCCAGTTTACATTTGCTTCGGTGGGGTACGACTTTACCAAAACGATGAAGCTGAAAATGGCCGCAGGACGCGATTTTTCAAAAGACTTTGCCACTGATTCAATCGGGTACATCATAAACGAAGCGGCGTTGAAACGAATAGGATACAAGGACCCCATTGGGCAACCGCTTACGATGTGGGGTAAGAAAGGAAAAATAATAGGAGTACTGCGGGATTTTCACTTTAATTCGTTGCATGATCGGATACGGCCGCTGATATTGAGGCTGCGTGAAAACGAGGATTACGGGAATTTCCTTATTCGCACCCGGCCAGGCAAAACGCGTGAGGCACTTAGCAGCATGGAGAAGTTATGCAAACAGATGAACCCGGCTTTCCCGTTCACCTATTATTTTTCGGACGAGGAATACCAGAAACTTTATCAGAACGAGCAGATCGTCAGCAAGCTTTCGGATGCCTTTTCCTTCCTGGCCATACTGATATCATGCCTCGGGCTACTTGGCCTGGCGATGTTCACTGCCGAACAAAGGGTTAAAGAGATCGGCATACGCAAGGTTTTGGGAGCGAGTGTGCAGTCGTTATACGCTCTTTTGTCGCGGGAGTTTTTGATGCTTATAGGTATTGCGCTGCTTATCGCACTACCGGTGTCGTGGTATGCCATGAACAAGTGGCTGCTTGGTTTTGAATACCATACGCCTATGCAATGGTGGATGTTTGCAATGGCGGGGATTATCATCCTGTTTATAGCGCTGGTTACGGTAAGTTTCCAGGCGATAAAAGCAGCCTTGATGAACCCGATAAAGAGTTTGCGGAGCGAGTGA
- a CDS encoding BrxA/BrxB family bacilliredoxin — translation MYPEYLVTPMREELTRVGFEELKDADAVTKAIESEGTVFVMVNSVCGCAAGMARPAARAAVQNEKHPDKLVTVFAGMETEAVNKARAYMLPYPPSSPAMALFKNGKLVHMIERHQIEGRPAQMIADNLIGAFEQYC, via the coding sequence ATGTACCCTGAATATTTAGTTACCCCAATGCGGGAGGAACTGACCAGAGTTGGTTTTGAAGAGTTAAAAGATGCAGATGCAGTAACCAAGGCTATCGAGAGTGAAGGTACCGTATTTGTGATGGTAAATTCGGTATGCGGTTGTGCCGCCGGCATGGCGCGCCCTGCTGCACGTGCAGCGGTGCAAAACGAAAAGCACCCGGATAAATTGGTAACTGTGTTTGCCGGTATGGAAACCGAGGCTGTAAACAAGGCCCGCGCTTACATGCTGCCGTACCCGCCATCGTCACCCGCTATGGCATTGTTTAAGAATGGCAAGCTGGTGCATATGATCGAGCGTCACCAGATAGAAGGCCGCCCTGCACAGATGATAGCCGATAACCTGATCGGTGCATTTGAACAATACTGCTAA
- a CDS encoding M23 family metallopeptidase has product MNLKLTNFSTIIIVNKNQEQTQAIRVKTKHLKRVKHYIATIGCVILALACMVIYLSSKGSKDELEKQQLRSQIARLQSKLPAVEAAADSQAVAKSSAQTYIESIQGKLQKINDYLRKRGLKGFSTKDIGGDNKAAADLSDNEKYSLYDEYLSRLLNSVAFTPMGYPRISSITSAFGYRSDPFDGESAELHPGIDFRGAKGDPVHVTADGKVVFTGWKGGYGNCIIVQHKNDFQTLYGHLSHINVQEGEPVKTGDVIGKVGSTGRSTGTHLHYEVRKNGKPVNPVRFLTLNN; this is encoded by the coding sequence ATGAACCTAAAACTGACCAATTTTAGTACGATCATTATTGTTAACAAAAACCAGGAGCAAACACAGGCTATCCGGGTAAAAACAAAGCACTTAAAAAGAGTAAAACACTATATAGCCACTATCGGTTGTGTTATCCTTGCGCTCGCCTGTATGGTTATTTACCTTTCATCAAAAGGTAGCAAGGATGAGCTGGAGAAGCAGCAACTGCGGTCGCAAATAGCCCGGCTGCAAAGCAAGCTGCCAGCGGTTGAAGCTGCCGCTGATAGCCAGGCAGTTGCCAAAAGCTCGGCCCAAACTTATATCGAATCGATACAGGGTAAGCTGCAAAAAATAAACGACTATTTGAGAAAGAGGGGCCTGAAGGGCTTTTCGACCAAAGATATAGGGGGCGACAACAAAGCTGCTGCCGACCTGAGCGATAATGAGAAATATTCGCTTTATGACGAATATCTTAGCCGTTTGCTAAACAGCGTGGCCTTTACACCAATGGGATATCCGCGGATAAGTTCTATTACTTCGGCATTCGGTTACCGTAGCGACCCATTTGACGGCGAAAGCGCGGAGCTGCATCCTGGTATCGATTTCAGGGGTGCCAAAGGCGATCCGGTACACGTGACAGCCGATGGCAAAGTGGTATTCACCGGGTGGAAAGGTGGTTACGGAAATTGCATTATCGTGCAGCATAAAAATGATTTCCAGACGTTGTACGGCCACTTGTCGCACATCAATGTGCAGGAGGGCGAACCGGTAAAAACAGGCGATGTGATCGGGAAGGTTGGCTCGACGGGCCGCTCAACCGGTACGCATTTGCATTACGAAGTACGCAAGAATGGGAAACCGGTTAACCCGGTCAGGTTTTTGACACTGAATAATTAG
- a CDS encoding bactofilin family protein — protein MFSKKKKVELDQQAISTLISEGCVFDGNMKAPAYVRIDGTINGDVTIDEGLILGEKGSVTGNIHTKDIIVYGTVNGNINTHSLEIRSTGRITGDIKTQVLQVETGGAHNGKLSMSANTQQVAKHTKPELVSA, from the coding sequence ATGTTTTCGAAAAAGAAGAAAGTAGAACTGGACCAGCAGGCGATATCGACCCTGATAAGCGAGGGTTGTGTGTTTGACGGCAACATGAAGGCACCGGCTTATGTAAGGATAGACGGAACGATAAATGGTGACGTAACCATTGACGAAGGGCTGATCCTGGGCGAAAAAGGAAGTGTAACAGGGAACATCCACACTAAGGACATCATTGTTTATGGCACAGTAAACGGAAATATCAATACACATTCATTAGAAATAAGGAGTACGGGACGTATCACCGGCGATATCAAAACGCAGGTACTTCAGGTTGAAACCGGGGGCGCACATAATGGAAAACTCTCCATGTCGGCTAATACTCAACAAGTTGCCAAACACACTAAGCCCGAGTTGGTGAGCGCGTAA